From Phragmites australis chromosome 5, lpPhrAust1.1, whole genome shotgun sequence, a single genomic window includes:
- the LOC133919511 gene encoding CAAX prenyl protease 1 homolog has protein sequence MALPYLEAVLCFMILMYIFETYLDIRQHRALKLPTLPKPLLGVISNEKFERSRAYSLDKSYFHFVHEVMTIVMDTTMLYYKVLPWFWKKSGELVTNVGLNAENEIIHTLAFLAGAMVWSQITDLPFSLYSTFVIEARHGFNKQTIWLFIRDMVKGILLSMLIGPPIVAAIIFIVQNGGPYLAIYLWGFMFALALLMMTIYPIVIAPLFNKFTPLPEGVLREKIENLAASLKFPLKKLFVVDGSSRSSHSNAYMYGFFKNKRIVLYDTLIQQCSNEDEIVSVIAHELGHWKLNHTVYSFVAVQLLMFLQFGGYTLVRNSKDLFQSFGFEDQPVIIGLIIFQHTIIPLQHLLSFCLNLVSRAFEFQADAFAKNLGYAAQLRAALVKLQEENLSAMNTDPWYSTYHYSHPPLVERLQALEESDSKKED, from the exons ATGGCCCTGCCCTACCTGGAGGCCGTGCTGT GCTTCATGATTCTCATGTACATATTTGAGACATATCTTGACATTCGTCAGCATAGAGCCCTCAAGTTACCAACGTTGCCGAAACCCCTGCTAGGAGTAATTAGTAATGAAAAGTTTGAACGGTCTAGAGCTTATAGCCTCGACAAAAG TTATTTCCATTTTGTTCACGAGGTCATGACTATTGTGATGGATACCACAATGCTGTACTATAAAGTTCTTCCCTGGTTTTGGAAG AAATCTGGTGAATTAGTAACCAACGTTGGCCTGAATGCTGAGAATGAGATAATACACACTCTTGCGTTCTTAGCTGGTGCCATGGTTTGGTCACAG ATTACAGACTTGCCATTCTCTCTTTACTCAACTTTTGTTATAGAGGCTCGACATGGTTTTAACAAG CAAACTATATGGCTCTTCATTAGGGATATGGTCAAAGGAATTTTACTATCCATGTTAATTGGACCGCCAATCGTGGCTGCTATCATCTTCATAGTACAG AATGGAGGACCTTACCTGGCTATATATCTCTGGGGCTTTATGTTTGCGTTAGCTCTCTTGATGATGACAATATACCCCATCGTGATAGCTCCTCTGTTCAACAAATTCACTCCC CTTCCTGAAGGAGTACTCAGGGAGAAAATAGAGAACTTAGCAGCTTCGCTCAAGTTTCCTTTGAAAAAGCTTTTCGTGGTGGATGGGTCTTCCAGATCAAGCCACAGTAAT GCTTACATGTATGGTTTTTTCAAGAATAAGCGCATAGTACTCTATGACACATTGATTCAACAG TGTAGTAACGAGGATGAGATAGTTTCTGTCATTGCACATGAACTTGGGCACTGGAAACTCAATCATACTGTCTATTCCTTTGTAGCTGTCCAG CTACTTATGTTTCTACAATTTGGAGGATATACTCTAGTAAGGAACTCCAAAGATCTATTCCAAAGTTTTGGTTTTGAGGACCAGCCTGTAATAATTGGGCTGATCATTTTTCAG CACACCATAATACCTCTCCAACACCTTCTGAGTTTTTGCCTGAACCTTGTCAGCAGAGCATTTGAATTTCAG GCTGATGCCTTTGCCAAGAACCTTGGATATGCCGCTCAGCTCCGGGCAGCCCTTGTTAAACTACAG GAGGAGAACTTGTCAGCAATGAACACGGATCCATGGTATTCTACATATCACTACTCCCATCCACCTCTTGTCGAAAGGCTGCAAGCTCTTGAAGAGTCAGACAGCAAAAAGGAAGACTAA